CAATATTAACCTCTTTATCCAACACAATCCCTCTTTTTGTAGAAAATACATTATATAATAAAACAATTTAGCAATAAATTGTCTAAAAAACAACATTTAATCAAATTTTATTGGTTGCCTAAAAAAATGACTATGGCTAAAGTAAATTCTATGAGTTTATTTCATTATGATTAGTCAAATTGGTCTATTGTCAATAAATTTCTCTTATTAGCGAATGTTAGAGGTGAGGAAATGAAAAAAAAGGATATATTAACACTTTTACTAGTACTTTTCGTATTTAGTGGAGGTGGAATAGGTTTTTATTTTTATTATCAAGGAACACATTATTTAAAAACAGAAGATGCCCGTATAGCAGGGGATCAATATAAAGTTATGCCACAAATTTCTGCTGAGATTACAAATATCGATGTCAAAGAGGGCGATATTTTAGTTAAAAGCGAAGCAATCGCTGAGCAAGATACAACAAATCTTGATCCTGGTATGATTCGAAAGTCCATCATTCGTGCCCCTATTAATGGAACGGTTATTAAGCTTTTATCCAAAGAGCATGAAATTGCTGCAGCAGGTCAGCCAGTTGCTATTATGATGGATATGAATCAACTATATGTTTCCGCGAATATTGAAGAAACGAATATTAATAAAGTTAAAGTTGGACAGGATGTCGATGTTTCCATTGATTCTTTAAATGGCGAAACAATTCCCGGAAAAGTACGTGATATTGGAAAGGCAACAAATTCTACCCTTTCACTAGTTCCAGCAGTAAATACGAGCGGCAATTTCAATAAAGTAACACAAAAAATCCCAATTGAAATTGCAATTCTAAAACCTGAGGATTTAGAGCTTATACCTGGATCAAATGTTGAAGTGACGATACATATTAAGTAAAAAGGAGGGACTCATTTTGTCAGCAACAGCAGTTACTCCTACTTCTTCAGATACTTCCTCTAGAGAAAGATGGCTTGCTCTTATTTCCATTATTATAGGAGCATTTGTAGCAGTATTAAATAACAGTTTGATTAATGTTGCTATCCCTAGTTTGACTACAGATTTAGGTTCTACACAAGATACAATACAATGGGTTCTTACAGGTTACATGTTAGCTTCCGGTGTAATTGTTCCGATTGTTGGATTTATGGAAGAACGCATTGGTTATAAAAAGTTTTTACTTGTTGCCTTAGGAGTTTTCATTTTTGGGACCTTTTTATGCTCGATTTCTTGGAATGATACTTCTCTGATTGCCTTTCGTGTTATTTCTGGTCTAGGTGGAGGAATTATCGGTCCGCTAAGTATGACCGTTATTTATAAGATAATGCCACGAGAACAAGTTCCAGTAGCCTTAAGTTTGTGGGGAGTTTCTGCAATGGTTGCCCCTGCAATTGGTCCTACTTTAAGTGGATATCTAATTGAATGGTTCAATTGGAGATTCTTATTTATCGTTTGTATTCCATTCGGTATTTTAGCTTTTATAGCTGTATCCATTTTATTAAAAGAACCAGAAAAGAACGCACCAAAACCTTTTGATGCTTTAGGATTTTTTCTTGCAGCCACCTTTGCAGGAACACTACTGTATGCACTAAGTAGTGGTCAAAAAGCAGGATGGGGTTCATTTGAAATTGTCGGACTATTCTTCATTTCTTTTTGGGCACTTGTATTTTTAATCTACGTTGAAGCAAATACAGAACACCCCGTTATTGAACTATCACTATTTAAAAATTTTACTTTCATGGTGAGTACTACAATTTCATCTCTTGTTATGGTTGGAATGATGGGTGCGATGTTTATCATGCCGTTATTTTTACAGAACATTCAACGCATGGGGCCTATTGATACAGGACTTTTAATGATGCCACAAGCGATCTGTATGGCCATCATGATGCCGATAGCTGGAAAATTATTCAACAAAACGGGGCCTATTCCACTAGGTATGATTGGACTTTCATTAATGGCTGTTACTACCTATATGCTTGCTTCTATGACACCTGACACTATGCATGAATGGATGATTCCTGTATTGATGTTCCGTGGTATTGGAACTGGTCTTTGTATGATGCCAATCTCTACTGCTGGAATGAATGCTGTTGCACCACATTTAGTAGGTAAAGCTTCAAGTATATCAAACCTAATCCGTGCTGTAGCGTCATCGATGTCGATTGCGGTATTTACTTTAATCATGCAAAAAAGAACGGCTCTTCATCTAGGAGAAATTTCAGATTCAATCTCGATTGAATCTACCCAATTAGCACAAAGTCAATATGGTACAAATTGGTCAAGCTCTTTGTCTAGTATCATCCAACTTGAAGCTACCTCTAGGGGCATGACAGATGTATTTTATGTTGCTTCTATGACTTTATTTATCTGTATCCCGTTAGTTTTAATTTTTAAGAAGAAAAAGAAACCTAAAGCTACAGAATCATCTGAGGCGTAGCAAGAAAGGAGATTATAATGAACAAGCTAAGAAATATTACAATTTGTACTCTTTCAGTAATCACTCTTTTGGTCATTTCAGGCTGTAATAATTCTAGTTCAGCTCAAGAGTCAACTGGTAAAGATTCGGTGATCCCTGTTGAAGTATCTAAAGTACAAGATGAGTTACTTGTTATAGGGAATATATATTCCGGTGTAATCAAACCAAGTGAAGAGATACAAATCGTTCCTAAATTGCCAGGGACGGTTGTTGAGCTTCCCGTGGATGTTGGGGATCGAGTGACAAAAGGACAAGTATTATTAAAGCTTGATGATAAGGAAATATCGAATTCAGTAAAAACTGCAGAAGCTGCAGAAGCCGCTGCAGAGGCAAATATTGGCTCCGCTGAAACAGGCCATGAATCAAATGTAATCCAATCAGAGACTGGTGTTATACAAGCGAAAAACAGCATGCTCCAAGCAGAAAATGGTATGGTTCAAGCAAAAGATGCCGTTACAAAGGCTGAAAGTGCTGTTTCTACAGCACAAAATGCTTTAGAAGATTCTAAACTAACTTTACAAAAAGCTCAGGTTGTTTTAAATGATGCTCAAATTAACTACGATCGTATGAAACAATTATTTGAAGGGTCAATTATTTCTAAAGCAGATTTTGAAAAAAGTGAATCAGCACTCAAAACTGCTCAGGCAAACTTTGACAGTGTTACATTAGCTAGTAAAAATGCAGAAACAGGTTTAGCTACTGCAAAGAAAGCCTTAGAGGCAGCAAAACAAACATATACAAATACCACAAAAGGTTATCAAGCCGCTTCTGAAGCCTATTCAAAAGCACAAGAGCAAGCTCAAATCGCACAGGACACTTCAACAATTCAAGCAAGTGAAGAAGCTTGGAAGCAAAGTCAAGTAGCACTTGAAGTTGCAAAAGATAAATTAAATGATACAACAATTACTTCTCCGATTGATGGAATAATTGGCTTTAAATATACAGATGTAAGTGAACAAGTTTCTACACAAAGCCCTGCCCTCGTTGTCGTTAACATGGATAAAGTAAAAGTATTAACTTATATTCCTTCAGAAGAGATTAATAATGTAAAGCCAGGGGATCAAGTTCAAGTAAAAACACTTTCAATAAATAACGTTACATACGGTAAAGTCAAAACAATTAGTCCATTAGATGAAAACGGAAAAGGCTACCCTGTAGAGGTTGAAATTGACAATCCTGATCTTACTTTAAAATCAGGCATGGTTGTAGATCTTCAATTTGTTACAGACGATGCTCCTGAAGGCAAACTAATTCCTTCGTCTGCAGTTTTCGATAAAGATGGAAAATCCTATGTCTATGTGGTTGAAGATAGACACCCTGTACGTCATGAGATTAAAATAGGTGACAAAAAAGGATCTATGGTTTTAGTAACAAGCGGCCTTAAAAATAATGCCCTTGTCATCACAGACAATTTGGAGTTCCTTACTCCTGAAGTAGAAGTATCTTATGAGTAATTTTTTTAAAATAAACTAGAGGCTAGTACATAACTAGTTTCCAATAAGAAGAGGCTGGGACATAAAGAGAAAAGTACAATCTATTTTAAAATATGGATTGTACTTTTTTGATATAGTGCCGTTCATTTCCGAGTCAGGCTTCGCTTTCCGCGGGCGAGCGGTGAGCCTCCTCGAGCTTTGCTCTGCGGGGTCTCACCACTGCTCTTACATCCCGCAGGAGTCTTCGCCTGACTCTCCAACGAACGACTTCTAAATTAAGTGGAGAGCAAATATTTACCATTATTTCTTATTCTACTTGTTCGAAGTTTACTTTTGTCCCAGCCTCTTTCATATTGTCTAAAAATTCCATCTACTCGACAGAGTATAACTCACACTGCTTTTCTCTATTATCTCATCTCCCACTGTCTACGAATCTACTCCACCTCTTGGCAGCCCATTCTTCTTTCTCATAAAATAAAAAAACCGGGCTCCGCTACGGAACCCGATTCGAAAATTACTTATTTTAAGTTGTAGAAAGATTTTAGTCCAAGATATTGAGCTGTTGCGCTTAGTTGATCTTCGATGCGTAATAATTGGTTATATTTCGCAACGCGGTCAGTACGAGATGGAGCACCTGTTTTAATTTGGCCTGCATTTGTAGCGACAGCGATATCAGCAATTGTTGAATCTTCTGACTCACCTGAACGGTGGGAGATGACAGCAGTATAGCCTGCACGTTTCGCCATTTCGATTGCATCTAATGTTTCAGTTAGAGTACCAATTTGGTTTACTTTGATAAGGATTGAATTACCAACGCCTTGCTCAATCCCTTGAGCTAATTTGTTTGTATTTGTAACGAATAGGTCGTCACCTACTAATTGAACGCGTTTACCAATACGTTCAGTTAATAATTTGTGACCTGCCCAGTCATTTTCATCTAAACCATCTTCAATAGAGATAATTGGGTATTTTGAAGTTAGCTCATCATACCAAGCAACCATTTCTTCTGATGTTTTCACAACACCTTCACCTGATAAATGATATTTGCCGTCTTCTTTGTTGTAAAGTTCAGAAGATGCTACATCCAGTGCAATACGTACTTCTTCACCAGCTTTATAGCCAGCTTTTTCGATGGCTTCAAGAATCACTGTAATAGCTTCTTCGTTAGAACCAAGGTTTGGTGCAAAACCACCTTCGTCACCTACAGCAGTGTTATAGCCTTTCTCTTTTAAAACTGCTTTTAAATTATGGAAGATTTCAGCACCCATACGTAATGCGTGACGGAAAGACTCAGCACCTACAGGCATGACCATGAATTCTTGAATATCAACATTATTATCTGCGTGTGCACCACCATTTAGAATGTTCATCATTGGAACTGGTAGTTGTTTTGCATTTACGCCTCCAAGGTATTGGTATAAAGGAATATCTAAGTAATCTGCTGCTGCATGGGCAACTGCTAAAGATACACCTAGAATTGCATTAGCACCTAATTTCCCTTTATTTTCAGTTCCATCAAGCTCGATTAATGCTTTATCAATAACTACTTGGTCAAGAACAGAATAGTTACCTTCTAATTCTTCAGCAATAATTGTGTTTACATTTTCTACTGCGTTTAATACACCTTTACCAAGATAACGAGATTTATCGCCATCGCGTAACTCTACAGCTTCATATTCGCCAGTTGATGCTCCCGATGGAACGATGGCACGTCCGAATGCACCTGACTCTGTAAAAACTTCCACTTCAATAGTTGGGTTACCGCGTGAATCTAATACTTCTCTAGCATAAACTTGTGTAATAAATGGCATGATGATCCAATCTCCTTTTAGTTTGATTTCTCAAATTCAAATAATGGTTTACCTGTCATTTCCTGTGGTTGATTTAGTCCTAATAATTTTAACATAGTTGGAGCTAAGTCAGCTAAAATCCCTCCATCCCGCATTTGGATGTTCTGTTTAGTAACAATTACAGGAACAGGATTTGTTGTATGTGCTGTCATAGGTTCACCTTCTAAAGTAACTACTTCATCAGAGTTACCATGATCAGCAGTGATAATTGCAGCACCACCTTTTTCTAAGATCGCGTCTACAACTTTACCTAAACATTCATCAACAGCTTCAATTGCTTTGATTGTCGGCTCTAGCATACCGCTATGGCCGACCATATCAGGATTTGCAAAGTTTAATAGTATTGCATCAAATTTATCAGCTTGTATCTCACTTACTAGTGCTTCTGTTACTTCATAGGCACTCATTTCCGGTTTTAGATCATATGTAGCTACTTTTGGGGAAGGAATTAAGATTCGCTCTTCGCCAGGGAATTTCTCCTCACGTCCTCCACTCATAAAGAAGGTTACATGTGGGTATTTTTCAGTTTCGGCAATACGAAGCTGTGTTAATCCATTTCTTGCAATTACTTCACCGACAGTATTGACTAAATCAATATTTTCAAACGCTACAAGCGCATTTACATCAGCGCTGTAATGTGTAAATGAAACAAATTTCAAATTTTGTGGGTGTTTTTCTGAAAGCTTAAACCCTACAAAAGAATCGTTTGTAAAGACAGTAGACAATTGAATTGCTCGGTCTGGACGGAAGTTAAAGAAAATAACAGCATCATTCGAATCAATAGTAGCTACCGGGCTACCTTCTTCCGTTACGACAAAAGGAACGACAAATTCATCATACACTTCACGACTGTATGAA
Above is a genomic segment from Lysinibacillus sp. PLM2 containing:
- a CDS encoding secretion protein HlyD → MKKKDILTLLLVLFVFSGGGIGFYFYYQGTHYLKTEDARIAGDQYKVMPQISAEITNIDVKEGDILVKSEAIAEQDTTNLDPGMIRKSIIRAPINGTVIKLLSKEHEIAAAGQPVAIMMDMNQLYVSANIEETNINKVKVGQDVDVSIDSLNGETIPGKVRDIGKATNSTLSLVPAVNTSGNFNKVTQKIPIEIAILKPEDLELIPGSNVEVTIHIK
- a CDS encoding MFS transporter; this encodes MSATAVTPTSSDTSSRERWLALISIIIGAFVAVLNNSLINVAIPSLTTDLGSTQDTIQWVLTGYMLASGVIVPIVGFMEERIGYKKFLLVALGVFIFGTFLCSISWNDTSLIAFRVISGLGGGIIGPLSMTVIYKIMPREQVPVALSLWGVSAMVAPAIGPTLSGYLIEWFNWRFLFIVCIPFGILAFIAVSILLKEPEKNAPKPFDALGFFLAATFAGTLLYALSSGQKAGWGSFEIVGLFFISFWALVFLIYVEANTEHPVIELSLFKNFTFMVSTTISSLVMVGMMGAMFIMPLFLQNIQRMGPIDTGLLMMPQAICMAIMMPIAGKLFNKTGPIPLGMIGLSLMAVTTYMLASMTPDTMHEWMIPVLMFRGIGTGLCMMPISTAGMNAVAPHLVGKASSISNLIRAVASSMSIAVFTLIMQKRTALHLGEISDSISIESTQLAQSQYGTNWSSSLSSIIQLEATSRGMTDVFYVASMTLFICIPLVLIFKKKKKPKATESSEA
- a CDS encoding secretion protein HlyD, whose amino-acid sequence is MNKLRNITICTLSVITLLVISGCNNSSSAQESTGKDSVIPVEVSKVQDELLVIGNIYSGVIKPSEEIQIVPKLPGTVVELPVDVGDRVTKGQVLLKLDDKEISNSVKTAEAAEAAAEANIGSAETGHESNVIQSETGVIQAKNSMLQAENGMVQAKDAVTKAESAVSTAQNALEDSKLTLQKAQVVLNDAQINYDRMKQLFEGSIISKADFEKSESALKTAQANFDSVTLASKNAETGLATAKKALEAAKQTYTNTTKGYQAASEAYSKAQEQAQIAQDTSTIQASEEAWKQSQVALEVAKDKLNDTTITSPIDGIIGFKYTDVSEQVSTQSPALVVVNMDKVKVLTYIPSEEINNVKPGDQVQVKTLSINNVTYGKVKTISPLDENGKGYPVEVEIDNPDLTLKSGMVVDLQFVTDDAPEGKLIPSSAVFDKDGKSYVYVVEDRHPVRHEIKIGDKKGSMVLVTSGLKNNALVITDNLEFLTPEVEVSYE
- the eno gene encoding enolase; the protein is MPFITQVYAREVLDSRGNPTIEVEVFTESGAFGRAIVPSGASTGEYEAVELRDGDKSRYLGKGVLNAVENVNTIIAEELEGNYSVLDQVVIDKALIELDGTENKGKLGANAILGVSLAVAHAAADYLDIPLYQYLGGVNAKQLPVPMMNILNGGAHADNNVDIQEFMVMPVGAESFRHALRMGAEIFHNLKAVLKEKGYNTAVGDEGGFAPNLGSNEEAITVILEAIEKAGYKAGEEVRIALDVASSELYNKEDGKYHLSGEGVVKTSEEMVAWYDELTSKYPIISIEDGLDENDWAGHKLLTERIGKRVQLVGDDLFVTNTNKLAQGIEQGVGNSILIKVNQIGTLTETLDAIEMAKRAGYTAVISHRSGESEDSTIADIAVATNAGQIKTGAPSRTDRVAKYNQLLRIEDQLSATAQYLGLKSFYNLK
- the gpmI gene encoding 2,3-bisphosphoglycerate-independent phosphoglycerate mutase, which translates into the protein MPKQPVALIILDGFAFRDEVFGNAVAQSSKPNFDRYWNQFPHSTLIASGEAVGLPDGQMGNSEVGHLNIGAGRIVYQSLTRIHKSIREGDFFKNEKFIEAIEHVKANNSKLHLMGLLSDGGVHSHYEHLFALLKLAKQHGVEEVYVHGFLDGRDVGPTTALGYIEETEKQMNEIGVGKFASIHGRYYAMDRDKRWERVQLSYNALVDGIGQTAPSAKLGIENSYSREVYDEFVVPFVVTEEGSPVATIDSNDAVIFFNFRPDRAIQLSTVFTNDSFVGFKLSEKHPQNLKFVSFTHYSADVNALVAFENIDLVNTVGEVIARNGLTQLRIAETEKYPHVTFFMSGGREEKFPGEERILIPSPKVATYDLKPEMSAYEVTEALVSEIQADKFDAILLNFANPDMVGHSGMLEPTIKAIEAVDECLGKVVDAILEKGGAAIITADHGNSDEVVTLEGEPMTAHTTNPVPVIVTKQNIQMRDGGILADLAPTMLKLLGLNQPQEMTGKPLFEFEKSN